A region of the Pricia mediterranea genome:
ATAACAAGGAGGATAAAGCCATTCTCATCAACGGCAGTGTTGACGATTTCATCAACGCCATAGCCCAGCATCGCAATTGGGAAAGGATGGACAAGACCGACAATATTGCGGTATAAGGTCTTGCCCGTAGGCCATGATAGGTTGACCTAGCACTAGAATATATTTTATCCGAAATCCCATTCGAATAAAAGGCCATACCGCTATCTTTGCCATCGAAAAATTCTCTTCATGAGCAAAGCAGTGTATATTGCCACTACCGAACCCGATAGCGGTAAATCCATCATCTCATTGGGGCTGATGCAATTGTTGTTGGGCAAAGCCGCCAAAGTAGGTTATTTTAGGCCGATTATCGATGATTTCGAGCCTGGCGGCATCGATAACCATATCAATACCGTCTCCACCTATTTTAATCTCGACATTCCCTTCTCCGATGCATATGCCTTTACCCGCAGCGAAGTCATACAAAGAAAGAACGAGGACCGGGATGACGAAATCATCGGCAAGATTATCGAGAAGTATAAAGCGGTCGAGGAGCGTTGCGATTTTGTGCTGGTGGAAGGCACCAGTTTTTCTGGGGAAGGCACCATCATCGAGTTCGACATCAACGTAGTCATCGCGAAAAACCTGGGCATTCCCGCCATCCTCTTGGCCAGCGGGGTGGGAAAAACCTTGGAAGGGCTGGTCGGCAATCTTCAAATCGCCTACGATACCTTTAAGGATAAGGGCGTAAAGGTGTTAGCGGTTATCGGGAACAAAGTACTTCCGGAAAATGTTGACCTTGTGGTTACCGGACTGCGAAACCAACTTCCTAGCTCGGTTTTGGTCAATGCCATCCCCTTGAATCCCTTATTGGCGAACCCTTCGGTCAAGGAAATCTGCGACAGCCTGAACGGAAAGATCCTTTTTGGGGAAAACTACGTCAACAACCAGGTCAACGGATTCAGCGTCGGGGCCATGCAGTTGCGCAACTACCTCAAACACCTCAATGAAAACGGGCTTGTAATCACTCCGGGCGATAGGGCCGATATTATTCTAGGGGCTTTACAGGCGAACCTTTCGGCCAATTACCCTGCCATCTCCGGCATCGTGCTAACGGGGGGCATTGTTCCCGAGGAACCCATACAAAAATTGATCGAGGGCCTTTCCGAAGTGGTCCCGATCATCTCGGTCAAGGGCGGCACCTTTGCGATGGCAAACCGCATCGGTGCCATCAAATCACAGATGTACGCCGAGAATACCGATAAAATCAGGACATCCATTAGCGATTTCGATAAATATATCTCCACCGATGCCTTGGCAGAGAGCCTGGTCACCTTTCAGGCAGATGGCATTACCCCGAGAATGTTTCAGTACAATCTGCTGAAGCGCGCGAAGACCCATAAAAAACATATTGTACTGCCCGAGGCTACGGACCCGAGAATCTTGACCGCCGCCAAGTTGCTGACGGATATCGATGCCGTAAAGATCACATTGTTGGGAAATCGCGAACTGATTGTGGACAAGATGGGGAAACTGGAGCTGGTCTTGGACTTGGAAAAAGTCGATATTGTTGATCCCGTTGCCTCCCCCAATTTTGAGGATTACGCTAGAACCCTCTACGAGCTGCGGAAACACAAGAACGTGGATTTGACCATGGCCCGCGACCTGATGGAAGATGTCTCCTATTTCAGCACCATGATGGTCTATCAGGGCCATGCCGATGGGATGGTCTCAGGAGCTATACACACCACCCAGCACACGATTCTGCCCGCCTTACAGTTCGTAAAGACCAAACCGGAGGTCTCGTTGGTATCGTCCGTGTTTTTTATGTGCCTACCCGATCGGGTCGTCGTTTTCGGTGACTGCGCCATCAACCCCAACCCGAATGCGGAACAGCTGGCGGAAATTGCGATAAGCTCGGCGGACACCAGCACCGCCTTCGGTATCGAACCTCGGATTGCCATGCTCTCCTATTCGTCCGGGGCATCGGGCAGTGGCGAAGATGTCGACCGAGTGCGGCAGGCGACCGAGATCGTCAAAAGAAAACGCCCCGACCTAAAGGTCGAGGGACCGATACAGTACGACGCCGCCGTAGATCTTAAAGTGGGACAGAGCAAGTTGCCGAATTCACAAGTAGCGGGTAAGGCCACCGTGTTTATTTTTCCCGACCTTAATACCGGCAATAACACTTATAAAGCGGTACAGCGTGAAACCGGGGCCCTGGCCATTGGCCCTATGCTTCAGGGCCTGAACAAGCCGGTGAACGATCTCAGCCGAGGCTGTACCGTAGATGACATTTTCAATACAGTGGTGATTACGGCAATACAGGCGCAGGGGATTTGAGTAATAGAAAAGAGAGAAGAGAAACAGAGAAGGGTGACGGATGACGGAGGACCTGCGAAAGAGCCAAGAATCAAAAGATAAGTGAACGGAGAGAAGAGACCGGGGACTGATGACGGGTGACGGGTGACAAAATCGGTTGTACTTCTTAATTTTGTGGAAATTTGAGAGAGGCGCATTGGAAAGCCTCGTTGATGGAAAAAGTAAGGAAAATAGCGTGAACCCTGTCCTGAAAATCCGAAAAAGGCAGGCCCATGCCGAAAGCACCCCTGTGCCCTTTCATAGTTCTTGTTCCTTCCTTTCGTCCTTTGATCTACACTGCATCCCATCCGTTTTATTTCAAAGGAATAATGGTAAAACCAAAAAATCAAATTATTGCGACCCACTTTAACCCTTAACCAACTGCCATGAAAATCCTGATTATCAACGCTGGGAGCTCCTCCATAAAATTCCAACTGATGCAAATGCCTTCCGAAAAGGTCATTTGCTCGGGGTTAGTAGAGCGTATCGGAGCCCCTAACGCCCTGATTATCTACCGGTCAGACTCCGCACAGATTAAAGAGCAGGAGGCCATTGCCACCCATAGCGAGGCGTTGCAACGAATCGCAGGGTTGCTGCTCGATCCGGTAAAGGGCGCTATAACAAATACGGATGAAATAGATACCATAGGCCACCGGGTCGTGCACGGGGGCGATTCCTACGCAGAAACGGTCGTTGTTACGGAAAAGGTCAAGGAAGAAATACAGGAATTCTCGGCCTTGGCGCCTTTGCACAATCCCCATAATCTAAAAGGTATCCAGATTGCGGAGATGCTATTCCCAAACGCGAAACAAGTCGCCGTATTCGATACGGCCTTCCACCAGTCCATGCCCGTGAAAGCACGTAAATACGCCCTCCCGAATTCCTACTTCACGGAAAATAAGATCAAGGTGTATGGCTTTCACGGCACGAGCCATAAATATGTGTCCGAGAAAGCGATAGCATATCTAAAGCGGGAATCCCCGAAAATCATATCCATCCATCTAGGAAACGGCTGCAGTATGACCGCCGTCATCGACGGAAAAAGTGTGGATCACAGCATGGGATTCGCACCTACTACGGGCTTGATTATGGGCACCAGAAGCGGCGATATCGATCCTTCCATCATTTTCCATCTCATAAATAGGTTGGGATATACTTCAGAGGAAGTAAATATCCTTTTGAACAAAAAAAGCGGCATGCTCGGGCTGACCGGATTTACGGATCTCCGGGACATCCAAGCGGGAGCTGAAAAAGGGGACGCCACCTGCCTGCTGGCACTTGACATGAACGCCTACCGGATCAAAAAGTACATCGGGGCCTACGCCGCCGCCATGAACGGACTCGACGCGGTGGTCTTTACCGCGGGAATAGGCGAGAATTCGACGATGCTAAGAAAATTGATCTGTACCGATATGGAGTACTTCGGGCTTCAGCTTGACGATGTCAAAAACGACAAGAGGTCCGACATCCTACGGGAAATAAGCACAGTGGATTCCAAGGTCAAGGTGTTGGTAATCCCCACGAATGAAGAGTTGGAAATCGCAAAGCAGGTTTACGGACTGACCGATTAACTACTTTCGCGCTGTTCAGAACGCCATTTGCCGCCGAACATGACCGATATCATGTTCTATATCTAAGTTTACCCATAGCTTTGTTCGTTAAATCGAGAAACAATGAAAACTGTGCGTATTGCTACCGAAAGAATCGAAATTTCGGTATTGATGTTGTGGATTGTATATCATATGAACATTCGATTCGGGAACTTCTTCCCGACCGTCGATGTTCCCCGATTGCAGCCGGTCACGGTTGGGGGTATCCGACCTTATCCGAGCTATAGAGGAATAGCTGGAATTCATTCTTGATGACACCTAAAAGCTGATTGTATGCAAAACATCTTGGTTCCGACGGATTTTTCCAGAAATGCATATCATGCCCTGCGGTACGCTACAGCCCTTTTAAAGGAGAGGGACTGTACCTTTTTTTTACTGAACGTATATGAAAACCAAAAGGGTTTTAAGAACAAAACCAGGGGAAGCGCAGACGGGCAGGTTTCCGACAAAAGGAAGAAGGCATCCGAAGCCAAGTTGCAGGTCACCATTGATCGGATCGAAAAAGAGAACATGAATGGCAACCATTCTTACGAGCTGATTTCGGAAGCTTCAGACCTGAACAGTACCGTACAGGGTCTAATCAAGGAGCTGAATATCGATTTGATCGTACTGGGCAATAAAGGGGAAACTAGCAGCATTCCCCTATTTCTGGGAAGTACCACCGCATCGGCAATACAGTCCGTGAAGAAATGTCCGATATTGACCGTTCCCAACGACGCCGATCTCGAAGTTCCTCACGAAATGGCGTTCGCGACGGATTTTAAAAAAGAATTGAGTCCAGAGGTCTTGAACGCCCTGAAGTCGATGGCCTTGCTCTGCGGTTCGGCCGTTCGTATTGTGCATATCGACGAAGGCACCGGCTTGAACCATGCACAGAAAGCGAACCTCGATGTTCTTCTAGACCATTTGCACCCCATGGCTTATTCCGTCAATAAAATTCCCAACTTCATCAGTAAGGCTAAGATTATCGAAGTTTTCATGAAAAATTCGGATATAGAAGTGCTTGCCATGGTACAAAACGAACACGGCGAATTGGAAAAAATGCTTCGCGAACCCGTTATCGAAACCATGGTTACGAAAATCAACGTACCATTTTTTGTAGTTCCGGAAGCGTCGTAAATATGCGTTCCTCAGGTCTGAAAAAAAATCGAAGTGACTGTTTTTGTCTTTACGATGTGGTGGCAACTTCAACAATAGCGTCAAAAACATCATCGTTTTAGCTCAAAATCCTCAAACTAAACCCATACATTTACTAACTAATTTAAAAACGCAACTAATGGACAAGAACTCAAATATTGGTCTGGCACTCATCACTGGTGCTGCCTTAGGCGCGGCATTCTCGATTTTATATGCCCCCGCCCGAGGTGTCGAGACAAGACAAAGAATTATCGATAGTACGGAAAGCGCAGCGGATGCTTTGCTGAGGGCTGCCGATCAACTTAAGAACTCCGCCACCAATGTGGTTGTGGAGAAGAAGGGAAATCTGGAAGCCCAGTTGAACTCCGTCTTTTCCAGAACCGCTCACGAGCAGGACGAACTTATTGCCCTACTCGAGCAAAAGCTGGATTCCCTTAAAAAGAAGGGACGTAAAATCAATAAGAAAGCAGCAAAAGCGTAAAGCGCAAGGCGGACAGGTTCTTTCAAATTCCAACGATTAAAAAAACCCCGAGAATTCGGGGTTTTTTCATTGTCGGATACGCCAACTCATTCTTGCACTAAAGTGAATTACCTCAGGGACTTCATGCCGAATCGGTCACTGACCGCTTTCGAACATAACCTCAATACCGATACAGTGCGTTGACCCGAGAATGCGAATTGGGCATTTCATCTTTTTCCAACAGGTAAACCGAACCGCCGTTCAAAAACGTGGTAATCGCCGCCCTGTTCAATAGACATTCGTTGTTTGGCGTACTTTTTTCATCGACCCGAACCTCGTTAGTTTCAGAATTGTAAACTCCCCATAGATCCATCCTGTTTTCGACGAATAGCACTTCGACCTGGCCTCCCAGAGCCTTTGGTAGTACATGACTGATTGAAGATGATGTTTTCCCCGAACCCTCGTGCTCCTTGAATTCCTTTATTTTTTCGACCCGTTCGCGATTGAAAATGGGAGCCACTTTGTCCCAGGCCATTTCATGCAGGTCGAACTTGTTTACATTAGAGGGACTGGTGGAGATAAAATCCTCCGAAAGATGGGCATACGTATTCTCCCTTTGATAAATAGGATATAGATAATCGTGCGTTGCGAGAATCATAGGAGCGGTCTCATCGCGGAGCAATGTCTTCAATCCCTTATCGATAGCCCTAAAATAACGGGCAATCTCCGATTGTCGACCGCGATCTGCCTCTGCGTGCCCGTGGTACATAGCACGGCCCTGCGAATCGCCAAGACCCCTATATTGAAGGTTTTTCGGTTCATAATCGTGCCCCACTTTATCCTGAAGCGAAGCAGGCACCAGGTCGTCGATCTCCACATCGGTAATACTGTGCCGCGTCTGCTCGTAGAGCTTGACATAGTTTTGTTCCAGGGCCAAGACATAATACGTACCATCCCCAGTAAACATGGGCATCAACGGTTTTAGATAAAAACTGTTCCCCATATAGTGAAACTGTTCGAAATAGACGGGCAAGGTAAATTTCTTGAAGAACCCGTCGCAAAGAAACAGGGCCAAACCATCCGACCGCTGGCGCCAGAAGCCGGTATCGTTTAACAAGTCTTGCACCGGGGCCACCCATTTGTCGACTTCGACAGGGCCCATTGAAGCCGACAATTTGTGCCGTATCGCTTTTAGTTCGTTCTTAAGCTTTAAGGCATCCTTTCCATCGTTGACCCCTTCCCCAGCCCTATGGGTGGGTATAAAAATAGACACACAATTTTCAGCTCGAATCGTATCCAATGCCTCAACATCCTTTTTCGTTATCAACTTCATACGTACAGTTTTAAATATTAATAGTTTGAAGATAAGCTACACAGGTACAAGATGACATGATATTGATCAGGATTCGGTCAACATTATAAAAACTTTACCATACCAGGATGCATTGTCGCAATCGGGAAATTAATACGATGCTTATCTTTTTTCATTCCATCCAAACCAAAAGCTTTATTTTAGTGGGGCAAACTGTGGGGCCTTATGGAAATAAATCTAATTCTTACATTCTGTATCATCGGTATCGGGGTGTTTCTTTTTGTAAGGGATTATTTTTCGATAGATACGACCTCCGTCTTGATCATGGCGCTCTTCATTGTGGCGGGGGTTTTAAGTCCCGAAGAAGGCTTTTCGGGCTTCAACCATCCGGCCACCTTGACCTTGGGCTGTATTTTTGTGGTCAGTGGGGGCATCTTCAATTCTGGAATTTTAAACGGATTGAGCCATCGCATTATAAAGCTGGCCAAAATCCACTACTCGGTCGCCTTGGTTACCTTTTGCCTGCTCGCTGGGATATTTTCAGCTTTTATCAATGATACTGCCGTTGTCGCCCTACTCTTACCCATTGCCTTGACCGTTTGCAGGGAGACGGGCATTAGCCCGGGAAAGCTATTGATGCCTATCTCGTTCGCCGCGCTGTTCGGAGGCACCTGTACCTTGGTCGGGACATCGACGAATATTCTGGTCAGTAGTTACGCCAAGAAATTCGGACTGGAAGAGTTCGGGATGTTCGAGTTCAGCGCGCCGGCCCTCTGCTTGTTAGTTGTAGGTTTTGTCTACATATTCTTGGTGGCTCCCCTTTTACTACCGAAAAGCAAAGAGGACGAGCTTCTGATCGAAAAGGCAGAGGAATACATTACGGAACTTGAAGTTGCAGCCGATAATTCCGACCGCAACGGCATGGTAGTAGACTCTAGGTTGGTGGCAGATTTCGATGTGCGCATTCTATCTATTTTGAGGGATGGCATCCTCAACCATCAAGTGGGACCCGAGACGCTGTTGGTTGAAGGGGATATTCTAAAGGTAATTGTTCCCCCATCCAGATTTAATCGGCTTTTGGATGCAAAAGGATATCATATTGTCGGCGACAAACGCAAGGAAACCGATCATGAGGATGACACTTACCATTTGTACGAGGTTATCCTGCCTTTCGGCTCTCAGCTGACCGGGAGCTCACTGTTCAACCTTAGGTTCAGTCAGAAATACAACCTGTCGGTGCTGGCTATTCGTCAGCGGAATGAAATCATTATGGACAAGCTGGCACGGGTGGCATTGCGGTCAGGAGATATGTTATTGGTGCTGGGAAAACAAGAAAATATCGACCGTCTCGAATCCCAGAAACTTATCGTCACCCTTTCCCAATACGACGAAAAAAAGACGAATTACAAAAAGGCGATTCCCGCGATCTTAATTGGCATTGGAGTCATCCTGGCCGCCGCCGTCAACTTGACCACAATTTTGATCAGTGCTATGATCGGGGCGCTGCTTATGATCTTGACCGGGGTCTTGAAACCCAACGAAGCGTACAAAGCGGTAGAATGGCAGGTTATCTTTATGATGGCCGGGGTACTTTCGATGGGGGCAGCCCTCGAAAAAACGGGAGGTGCGGAGATGATCGCCTCATTTACGCAGGACAACTTGGGGCAATACGACCCGCGCATCACCCTGAGCATTATTTATCTGGTCTCGTTCGTTTCTACCAATTTAATTTCAAGCAAGGCGACCGCCGCCCTGATGGCACCGATCGTCATCAGTCTTGCCGCGGCCATGGAAGTCAGTTACAGACCTTTTTTGGTGGCGGTCATGTTCGCCTGCTCCTTAACCTTTATGACCCCTATGAGCTATCCCACGAACACCATGGTATATGCGCCCGGCAACTATAAGTTCAACGACTTTTTGAAATTCGGCACGCCCCTGAACCTGATTACCTGGGTAGCGGCATCTTTTGTTATTCCGTATTTTTTTCCATTTTGATGGACCCCGATAGCGGACAAACAGAACATACAATGAATGAGAAGGAAGCAGTAAGTTTACACGGGTCACAACGATTGGCGCCTACCGCTGTAGCAACCTTCGGACAAAGTAACGGTCATCGCACGATTAGTTGTTCCGTGCCTTGTGGTTATCCAAGACGTCCAAGGTTTCCTTGATAGGAAGCGCTTTGACCGCCCTACCCTGTTGTCCCACCATATCTTCTGCCATAAACAACGAATTGTATATCGATTCCTCGGTGGCTTCTACAACCGCCAAAAATAAGGGGGACATAAAATCGTTCAACACCCTCGGAGCATTGTTTTCAATCGAATTGGGACTATAAGGTACCCTGGTTTCTTTATGGGTACTGAACGCAATACTGTAATCCCCGCTACCGTTCGATGAAAACGACCCTACCCTACCGAAAGCGAGAAAAGAACGCCGAGCCAATCGCTGTAAATTTCTACTCGAAAGCGGGGCATCGGTTGCGATGATGATCATACAGGAACCGTCGACCACATAAGGCACGCCTTCCGCCATATAAAAGTTGTTCAATTCCCGGCCGACGGGAGCTCCGTTGATCCTCAATATACCACCGAAATTCGTTTGTACCAAAACACCTACCGTATAGCCCCCTTTATTCTTGGGGAGCACTCGCGAAGATGTCCCAATTCCCCCTTTGAACCCAAGACACCGGGTCCCGGTACCGGCTCCGACGTTGCCCTCGTCCACCTTAGTGTTCGAAGCATTTTGTATGGCTTCCAAAACATCGGACGATTTCACATGGCGCCCCCGAATATCGTTCAACCACCCGTCATTGGTCTCCCCCACTATGGGATTGAGCGACCGCACGTCGGAATTTTCAGGAATATCAAGCATATAATCGATCAAGGCATTGGCGACAGTAAACGTATTCAAGGTATTGGTAAGGGCGATAGGGGATTCGATATTTCCTAATTCCTCAATTTGGGTGGTACCCACCGACTTGCCGAACCCGTTGCCGACAAAAATGCCGGCAGGAACTTTTTCCTTAAAAATGTTTCCTTGATGTGGCAGAATCACTGTTACCCCGGTGCGGACCGAGTCGCCCTGGATCAAGGACCTGTGACCTACCGACACCCCCTCCACATCGGTGATTGCATTATTGCTGCCCGGGGTCAAAATTCCAGAAACGACCCCTATGTCCCGTGCCCTGGCACGTTCTTGGGCAGAAATTATCGTAGGAAGATAGAGGAGCACTATTAAAATGCAGATGTATCGTATCATCTCAAGGTAGAATGTGATTTCTGTGGAGCAATATACAATTTTCGAGCTACTTTTTATAGCGATAACAACGGAGGCGTGCCTTGTTGCCTGCTCGAAAATTTCGTATTTTATAGCATGAAACAAGCACTAAAAAATTTTAAAAATTTC
Encoded here:
- a CDS encoding universal stress protein, whose translation is MQNILVPTDFSRNAYHALRYATALLKERDCTFFLLNVYENQKGFKNKTRGSADGQVSDKRKKASEAKLQVTIDRIEKENMNGNHSYELISEASDLNSTVQGLIKELNIDLIVLGNKGETSSIPLFLGSTTASAIQSVKKCPILTVPNDADLEVPHEMAFATDFKKELSPEVLNALKSMALLCGSAVRIVHIDEGTGLNHAQKANLDVLLDHLHPMAYSVNKIPNFISKAKIIEVFMKNSDIEVLAMVQNEHGELEKMLREPVIETMVTKINVPFFVVPEAS
- the pta gene encoding phosphate acetyltransferase, producing MSKAVYIATTEPDSGKSIISLGLMQLLLGKAAKVGYFRPIIDDFEPGGIDNHINTVSTYFNLDIPFSDAYAFTRSEVIQRKNEDRDDEIIGKIIEKYKAVEERCDFVLVEGTSFSGEGTIIEFDINVVIAKNLGIPAILLASGVGKTLEGLVGNLQIAYDTFKDKGVKVLAVIGNKVLPENVDLVVTGLRNQLPSSVLVNAIPLNPLLANPSVKEICDSLNGKILFGENYVNNQVNGFSVGAMQLRNYLKHLNENGLVITPGDRADIILGALQANLSANYPAISGIVLTGGIVPEEPIQKLIEGLSEVVPIISVKGGTFAMANRIGAIKSQMYAENTDKIRTSISDFDKYISTDALAESLVTFQADGITPRMFQYNLLKRAKTHKKHIVLPEATDPRILTAAKLLTDIDAVKITLLGNRELIVDKMGKLELVLDLEKVDIVDPVASPNFEDYARTLYELRKHKNVDLTMARDLMEDVSYFSTMMVYQGHADGMVSGAIHTTQHTILPALQFVKTKPEVSLVSSVFFMCLPDRVVVFGDCAINPNPNAEQLAEIAISSADTSTAFGIEPRIAMLSYSSGASGSGEDVDRVRQATEIVKRKRPDLKVEGPIQYDAAVDLKVGQSKLPNSQVAGKATVFIFPDLNTGNNTYKAVQRETGALAIGPMLQGLNKPVNDLSRGCTVDDIFNTVVITAIQAQGI
- a CDS encoding YtxH domain-containing protein, with the protein product MDKNSNIGLALITGAALGAAFSILYAPARGVETRQRIIDSTESAADALLRAADQLKNSATNVVVEKKGNLEAQLNSVFSRTAHEQDELIALLEQKLDSLKKKGRKINKKAAKA
- a CDS encoding acetate/propionate family kinase yields the protein MKILIINAGSSSIKFQLMQMPSEKVICSGLVERIGAPNALIIYRSDSAQIKEQEAIATHSEALQRIAGLLLDPVKGAITNTDEIDTIGHRVVHGGDSYAETVVVTEKVKEEIQEFSALAPLHNPHNLKGIQIAEMLFPNAKQVAVFDTAFHQSMPVKARKYALPNSYFTENKIKVYGFHGTSHKYVSEKAIAYLKRESPKIISIHLGNGCSMTAVIDGKSVDHSMGFAPTTGLIMGTRSGDIDPSIIFHLINRLGYTSEEVNILLNKKSGMLGLTGFTDLRDIQAGAEKGDATCLLALDMNAYRIKKYIGAYAAAMNGLDAVVFTAGIGENSTMLRKLICTDMEYFGLQLDDVKNDKRSDILREISTVDSKVKVLVIPTNEELEIAKQVYGLTD
- a CDS encoding P1 family peptidase, which gives rise to MFHAIKYEIFEQATRHASVVIAIKSSSKIVYCSTEITFYLEMIRYICILIVLLYLPTIISAQERARARDIGVVSGILTPGSNNAITDVEGVSVGHRSLIQGDSVRTGVTVILPHQGNIFKEKVPAGIFVGNGFGKSVGTTQIEELGNIESPIALTNTLNTFTVANALIDYMLDIPENSDVRSLNPIVGETNDGWLNDIRGRHVKSSDVLEAIQNASNTKVDEGNVGAGTGTRCLGFKGGIGTSSRVLPKNKGGYTVGVLVQTNFGGILRINGAPVGRELNNFYMAEGVPYVVDGSCMIIIATDAPLSSRNLQRLARRSFLAFGRVGSFSSNGSGDYSIAFSTHKETRVPYSPNSIENNAPRVLNDFMSPLFLAVVEATEESIYNSLFMAEDMVGQQGRAVKALPIKETLDVLDNHKARNN
- a CDS encoding SLC13 family permease produces the protein MEINLILTFCIIGIGVFLFVRDYFSIDTTSVLIMALFIVAGVLSPEEGFSGFNHPATLTLGCIFVVSGGIFNSGILNGLSHRIIKLAKIHYSVALVTFCLLAGIFSAFINDTAVVALLLPIALTVCRETGISPGKLLMPISFAALFGGTCTLVGTSTNILVSSYAKKFGLEEFGMFEFSAPALCLLVVGFVYIFLVAPLLLPKSKEDELLIEKAEEYITELEVAADNSDRNGMVVDSRLVADFDVRILSILRDGILNHQVGPETLLVEGDILKVIVPPSRFNRLLDAKGYHIVGDKRKETDHEDDTYHLYEVILPFGSQLTGSSLFNLRFSQKYNLSVLAIRQRNEIIMDKLARVALRSGDMLLVLGKQENIDRLESQKLIVTLSQYDEKKTNYKKAIPAILIGIGVILAAAVNLTTILISAMIGALLMILTGVLKPNEAYKAVEWQVIFMMAGVLSMGAALEKTGGAEMIASFTQDNLGQYDPRITLSIIYLVSFVSTNLISSKATAALMAPIVISLAAAMEVSYRPFLVAVMFACSLTFMTPMSYPTNTMVYAPGNYKFNDFLKFGTPLNLITWVAASFVIPYFFPF